The Zingiber officinale cultivar Zhangliang chromosome 9A, Zo_v1.1, whole genome shotgun sequence genome window below encodes:
- the LOC122019973 gene encoding BTB/POZ domain-containing protein POB1-like isoform X1, translating to MREARGLADILDRRGPATGTIMDPEPSHSSADHNFEFAFNSSNFSDRVLRIEVMAEPPDAGSSHRKRRRDDGPKEKAPEFSKYCLELVSNCQPDTQECEEYENHDEDDEPTFEESAPGDDSENNDSSSMGSPRILRVKSIYISSAILAAKSPFFYKLFSNGMKESDLRHATLRINESEEAALMELLSFMYSGKLSTTSPTLLLDVLMAADKFEVVSCMRHCSQLLRSLPMTTESALLYLDLPCSVSMASAVQPLTDAAKDFLANSYKDINKFQDEMMSLPLSGIEAILSSDDLQVASEDAIYDFVLKWARTQYTVLEERREILSSRLLHHIRFSHMTCRKLRKVLTCNDLDHDLASKLVTEALFFKAEAPHRQRALAADELNHKRFVERAYKYRPLKVVEFDKPHPQCIVYLDLKREECAKLFPSGRVYSQAFHLGGQGFFLSAHCNLDQQSSFHCFGLFLGMQEKGSISFTVEYEFAARTNPSGEFVSKYKGFYTFTGGKAVGYRNLFGIQWSSFIAEDSPYFINGTLHLRAELTIKQPQPPLQ from the exons ATGAGAGAAGCGAGAGGACTCGCTGATATCCTTGACCGTCGAGGGCCGGCGACTGGGACGATAATGGATCCTGAACCCTCCCACTCCTCTGCGGATCACAACTTCGAGTTCGCTTTCAATTCCAGCAACTTCTCCGACCGAGTCCTCCGGATCGAGGTCATGGCGGAGCCGCCGGATGCCGGTTCCAGCCATCGCAAGCGCAGGAGGGATGACGGACCCAAGGAAAAAG CACCAGAATTTTCAAAATACTGTTTGGAACTTGTATCAAATTGCCAGCCTGACACCCAAGAATGTGAAGAATATGAGAACCatgatgaagatgatgaaccAACCTTTGAAGAATCTGCACCAG GTGATGATTCAGAAAATAATGATTCCTCAAGCATGGGATCTCCACGGATTCTCAGAGTTAAATCTATTTATATTAGTTCTGCTATACTTGCTGCTAAAAGCCCATTCTTCTATAAG CTTTTTTCGAATGGCATGAAAGAATCTGATCTGCGACATGCGACACTAAGAATCAATGAATCAG AGGAAGCTGCTCTCATGGAGCTCTTGAGTTTTATGTACAGTGGAAAGCTGTCGACTACTTCTCCAACACTTCTTTTGGATGTGCTAATGGCTGCTGATAAGTTTGAGGTTGTTTCATGCATGCGGCACTGTAGTCAGTTACTTAGAAGCTTGCCCATGACAACAGAATCTGCATTGTTGTATCTGGATCTACCTTGCAGTGTTTCGATGGCTTCCGCTGTCCAACCTTTGACTGATGCTGCTAAAGATTTCCTTGCCAATAGTTATAAGGACATTAACAA GTTCCAAGATGAAATGATGAGTCTTCCCCTTTCTGGCATTGAGGCTATTCTTTCTAGTGATGACCTCCAAGTGGCATCAGAAGATGCTATATATGACTTTGTTCTCAAGTGGGCACGCACACAGTACACAGTGTTGGAAGAACGACGTGAAATCTTGAGTTCTCGCCTGCTTCACCATATCCGTTTTTCTCATATGACTTGCAGGAAACTCAGAAAAGTCCTCACATGCAACGACCTGGATCACGACCTTGCTTCCAAATTAGTAACTGAAGCACTCTTCTTCAAGGCCGAGGCTCCTCACAGGCAGCGGGCCCTTGCTGCTGACGAGTTAAACCACAAGCGTTTTGTGGAGAGGGCTTACAAGTATCGCCCACTGAAGGTGGTGGAATTTGATAAGCCCCACCCTCAATGCATTGTCTACCTGGATCTCAAGAGGGAGGAGTGCGCCAAACTGTTTCCATCAGGAAGGGTCTACTCTCAGGCATTCCATTTGGGTGGCCAGGGCTTCTTCCTCTCAGCTCATTGCAACTTGGATCAGCAGAGTTCATTCCACTGCTTTGGCCTTTTCCTAGGGATGCAAGAGAAAGGCTCCATCAGCTTCACAGTAGAATATGAGTTCGCTGCAAGAACTAACCCATCTGGAGAATTTGTGAGCAAGTACAAAGGCTTCTACACTTTTACCGGCGGGAAGGCAGTGGGCTACCGGAACTTATTTGGCATACAGTGGAGTTCTTTCATCGCCGAAGATAGCCCCTACTTCATCAACGGCACCCTACACTTGAGAGCTGAATTGACCATCAAACAGCCTCAACCACCTTTGCAATGA
- the LOC122019973 gene encoding BTB/POZ domain-containing protein POB1-like isoform X2 translates to MREARGLADILDRRGPATGTIMDPEPSHSSADHNFEFAFNSSNFSDRVLRIEVMAEPPDAGSSHRKRRRDDGPKEKEFSKYCLELVSNCQPDTQECEEYENHDEDDEPTFEESAPGDDSENNDSSSMGSPRILRVKSIYISSAILAAKSPFFYKLFSNGMKESDLRHATLRINESEEAALMELLSFMYSGKLSTTSPTLLLDVLMAADKFEVVSCMRHCSQLLRSLPMTTESALLYLDLPCSVSMASAVQPLTDAAKDFLANSYKDINKFQDEMMSLPLSGIEAILSSDDLQVASEDAIYDFVLKWARTQYTVLEERREILSSRLLHHIRFSHMTCRKLRKVLTCNDLDHDLASKLVTEALFFKAEAPHRQRALAADELNHKRFVERAYKYRPLKVVEFDKPHPQCIVYLDLKREECAKLFPSGRVYSQAFHLGGQGFFLSAHCNLDQQSSFHCFGLFLGMQEKGSISFTVEYEFAARTNPSGEFVSKYKGFYTFTGGKAVGYRNLFGIQWSSFIAEDSPYFINGTLHLRAELTIKQPQPPLQ, encoded by the exons ATGAGAGAAGCGAGAGGACTCGCTGATATCCTTGACCGTCGAGGGCCGGCGACTGGGACGATAATGGATCCTGAACCCTCCCACTCCTCTGCGGATCACAACTTCGAGTTCGCTTTCAATTCCAGCAACTTCTCCGACCGAGTCCTCCGGATCGAGGTCATGGCGGAGCCGCCGGATGCCGGTTCCAGCCATCGCAAGCGCAGGAGGGATGACGGACCCAAGGAAAAAG AATTTTCAAAATACTGTTTGGAACTTGTATCAAATTGCCAGCCTGACACCCAAGAATGTGAAGAATATGAGAACCatgatgaagatgatgaaccAACCTTTGAAGAATCTGCACCAG GTGATGATTCAGAAAATAATGATTCCTCAAGCATGGGATCTCCACGGATTCTCAGAGTTAAATCTATTTATATTAGTTCTGCTATACTTGCTGCTAAAAGCCCATTCTTCTATAAG CTTTTTTCGAATGGCATGAAAGAATCTGATCTGCGACATGCGACACTAAGAATCAATGAATCAG AGGAAGCTGCTCTCATGGAGCTCTTGAGTTTTATGTACAGTGGAAAGCTGTCGACTACTTCTCCAACACTTCTTTTGGATGTGCTAATGGCTGCTGATAAGTTTGAGGTTGTTTCATGCATGCGGCACTGTAGTCAGTTACTTAGAAGCTTGCCCATGACAACAGAATCTGCATTGTTGTATCTGGATCTACCTTGCAGTGTTTCGATGGCTTCCGCTGTCCAACCTTTGACTGATGCTGCTAAAGATTTCCTTGCCAATAGTTATAAGGACATTAACAA GTTCCAAGATGAAATGATGAGTCTTCCCCTTTCTGGCATTGAGGCTATTCTTTCTAGTGATGACCTCCAAGTGGCATCAGAAGATGCTATATATGACTTTGTTCTCAAGTGGGCACGCACACAGTACACAGTGTTGGAAGAACGACGTGAAATCTTGAGTTCTCGCCTGCTTCACCATATCCGTTTTTCTCATATGACTTGCAGGAAACTCAGAAAAGTCCTCACATGCAACGACCTGGATCACGACCTTGCTTCCAAATTAGTAACTGAAGCACTCTTCTTCAAGGCCGAGGCTCCTCACAGGCAGCGGGCCCTTGCTGCTGACGAGTTAAACCACAAGCGTTTTGTGGAGAGGGCTTACAAGTATCGCCCACTGAAGGTGGTGGAATTTGATAAGCCCCACCCTCAATGCATTGTCTACCTGGATCTCAAGAGGGAGGAGTGCGCCAAACTGTTTCCATCAGGAAGGGTCTACTCTCAGGCATTCCATTTGGGTGGCCAGGGCTTCTTCCTCTCAGCTCATTGCAACTTGGATCAGCAGAGTTCATTCCACTGCTTTGGCCTTTTCCTAGGGATGCAAGAGAAAGGCTCCATCAGCTTCACAGTAGAATATGAGTTCGCTGCAAGAACTAACCCATCTGGAGAATTTGTGAGCAAGTACAAAGGCTTCTACACTTTTACCGGCGGGAAGGCAGTGGGCTACCGGAACTTATTTGGCATACAGTGGAGTTCTTTCATCGCCGAAGATAGCCCCTACTTCATCAACGGCACCCTACACTTGAGAGCTGAATTGACCATCAAACAGCCTCAACCACCTTTGCAATGA
- the LOC122019807 gene encoding SMR domain-containing protein At5g58720-like yields the protein MKPTKKNRKSKKRRKPAGSDLPQGADEANGDDGARALEWLIEAFSSSVSLDQIDSAYREAGCDPFKAAGILGAQLDDPGEKLPEGKRVGAVRKQKRAPAATGIVPDVIGKGYIGSVRRSRDGGSNLQFKDGMKRMYSVEEAEQFLCSMLGDMSEITMAVVRDVLDQCGNSVEKALEALLDISTSSSDQLNQGPYENDGTCRRNYSCSRPEVISRSPSENSISFSQLTDMISDSASNSLSEKEHIPQVCHASSKRNHPKVLADCEIPMPYNYLQQQVLESLFRIPNSPTCEPGRMNWKKVVEKVESFGQGLEFSSLSIKDQENLTIGKEDIYQVCRDTSKKHWEMMQACYQKAAVVYSRGQRAHASFLSEKGKFFRDLAREGDEQASREIFEARNKHIKNVVTIDLHGQHVKQAIRLLKLHLLLFTYIPSVQYLKVITGCGADVVGKGKMKRSVLALSKKEGIVWTEENVGTLLLHIGEPKQYSFVECDSDSD from the exons ATGAAACCCACGAAGAAGAataggaagagcaagaagaggcgGAAACCCGCCGGATCCGATCTCCCCCAAGGGGCAGACGAGGCGAACGGCGACGACGGCGCCCGAGCACTGGAGTGGTTGATCGAGGCCTTTTCTTCGTCCGTATCCCTCGATCAGATTGATTCGGCGTACAGGGAGGCCGGATGCGACCCTTTCAAGGCGGCTGGCATCCTCGGCGCCCAGCTTGACGACCCCGGGGAGAAACTACCCGAGGGTAAGCGCGTCGGGGCTGTCCGGAAGCAGAAGAGAGCACCTGCGGCCACGGGGATAGTGCCGGATGTGATCGGAAAGGGTTATATTGGGTCCGTGAGGAGGAGCAGAGATGGCGGTAGTAATTTGCAATTTAAGGATGGCATGAAGAGGATGTACAGCGTGGAGGAGGCTGAACAGTTCTTGTGCTCCATGCTTGGAGATATGTCTGAGATTACCATGGCTGTTGTCAGGGATGTCTTAG ATCAATGCGGAAACAGTGTTGAAAAG GCTTTGGAGGCGTTACTTGACATATCAACTTCCTCATCGGACCAATTAAACCAAGGACCATATGAAAATGATGGCACATGCAGGAGAAACTATTCATGTAGTCGTCCTGAAGTAATTAGCAGAAGCCCTTCAGAGAATTCAATAAGTTTCTCCCAG TTAACAGATATGATATCAGACTCAGCATCGAATAGTCTGTCAGAAAAAGAGCATATCCCCCAAGTGTGCCATGCAAGTAGTAAGAG GAATCATCCAAAGGTTCTTGCTGATTGTGAGATACCAATGCCGTATAATTATCTCCAACAACAAGTGCTGGAGTCATTGTTTAGAATTCCCAACTCTCCCACATGTGAACCTGGTCGTATGAATTGGAAAAAGGTAGTAGAGAAGGTGGAGTCTTTTGGTCAGGGGTTGGAGTTCTCTTCTTTAAGTATCAAAGATCAAGAAAATCTTACAATTG GCAAAGAAGATATCTATCAGGTTTGTCGGGATACTTCAAAGAAGCATTGGGAGATGATGCAGGCATGCTACCAGAAA GCTGCAGTTGTTTATTCAAGAGGTCAGCGTGCCCATGCTTCTTTCCTGTCAGAAAAG GGGAAGTTCTTCCGAGATTTAGCACGGGAAGGAGATGAGCAAGCTAGCCGAGAGATTTTTGAAGCCAG GAACAAACATATTAAAAATGTTGTCACCATTGATTTACATGGGCAACACGTCAAACAAGCAATACGGCTTCTAAAGCTTCACTTGCTGTTGTTCACGTATATACCCT CTGTTCAGTATCTTAAAGTTATCACTGGCTGTGGTGCTGATGTCGTCGGAAAGGGAAAAATGAAGCGCTCG GTGCTTGCCCTTTCGAAGAAGGAAGGTATCGTGTGGACCGAAGAGAATGTAGGAACTCTTCTCCTCCATATCGGCGAACCAAAGCAGTACAGCTTTGTGGAATGCGATAGCGACTCCGACTAA